The Podarcis muralis chromosome 14, rPodMur119.hap1.1, whole genome shotgun sequence nucleotide sequence TTGTGCGATGCCCTCAGTGAAGGGAGGCATGTTTttgacacaacaacaacaacaacaacaacaataataatttattatttataccctgcccatctggctgggtttccccagcccctcagggcggcttccaacaaaatattaatatacagtaatgcatcaaacattaaaagcttccctaaacaggtctgccttcagatgtcttctaaaagtcacatctgaaaggagggcgttccacaggaatggcgccactactgagatggCCTggctccctgcaacctcacttctcgcagggagggaaccaccagaaggccctcggagctggacgtcAATGATGAGTTGGGCAACTCCTGGGTGAACAGGTGAGTTTGAAGGAGGTGCTGGGAAGTGGATAACAGCTGAGGTCTGCTTTATTTCCTTTGATGCCCCAGAGGGACACAAGGCTGGGGGCGTTTGGGGGGGGTGGCTAAAAGGGGAGCCCAGGTCCACCGGCCTGAAGGTACCAAGTAGTGACCCGGGCCGGGAGCCCAGTGTCCCTCGGGGCCAATCCCTGGCCAGGCTCTGACCTTACAATAGGCTGTGGAACCCTGTTTCCCAGGAGACCAGGAGGGTTGCTTGAAAGGAGCCTTAGATCAGCCGACATCACAGACACCTGTCTCCTTTTGGAGAACTGCCTTCTTTGGATCCGTTGAAAGCCGAGGGAACGGGTTTCTGCCTCCCCTGTGGTGGCACCATGGCCGGCTGTTTCACCTGCTGCCACAGAAGGTAAAGTCAGGGGGGAGACATCCTGaagccttgtccccccccccccattgccagaTTTTAAAGACAAtctttggtaataataataataataataagccaaatTGATGGCTTGAACCTGCCACCCCCTGGCAGAGGCGTAgtacccggtgcggaaaatttcttgcccccccccacattgattttttttttttttgcctgcaaaaatggttttacgtaatggttttcttacaaaggaacatggattctgagcctctgataacaagtaggcgactatggacagatacttaaatctacaggatggattgtgttttggcttatgttattttatttatattgactgcttatttatttaataaaatttattttaaaaacctgcaaagtggtttaccaaaacaacaacaaaaaacaaaacaaaaaacaccacagcagtaaaatcaagaaaaattaacaatcctactttaaaacataaaggtaaaggtaaaggtacccctgcccgtatgggccagtcttgccagactctagggttgtgcgctcatctcactctataggccgggagccagcgctgtccgcagacacttctgggtcacgtggccagcgtgacaagctgcatctggtgagccagcgcagcacacagaacgccgtttaccttcccgctagtaagcggtccctatttatctacttgcacccgggggtgctttcgaactgctaggtcggcaggcgctgggaccgagcgacgggagcgcaccccgccgcagggattcgaaccgctgacctttcaatcggcaagtcctaggcactgaggcttttacccacagcgccacccgcgtccccactttaaaacatacaaaagctaaaatattaagattaaaattacttcaatttcctaagcatctaggtatgcttgcctaaagaagaatgcttctagcaggtgcctgaaaagagtctagcaaaggcacatgctttgttgaaatttcagccttcgcaacataggaaaacggccaagtaaacagctatttttgtggaggagggtcaatatattaactgatatgcgtgaaatttcatatgtagctatataatccctagtattgtaagataagacctttggagcaggcattttttaaaaaaagtttttttatgaactgccctggtagggcagtaattgttcctaaTTTGTCACCTCCCTCCaagatggcacctggggcagccccGCCCACGCCCCCTCTTTCTGGGCTCAGGGGCTCAGGCGGTTTTGGTTTTGGCTCTTGACATCCGCCTGCTCTCTGGCTCACCCCCTCCAGACTGGTTCCCTGGAAGGTGCCTGATGGGGAATCAAGCCTTTCAGATCcgtcaagctcagtattgtcaattATTCTGAGTGGCAGGAGTGTCAGGCGAAGGACCTTCTCAAGTCGGCCTGGCAATGCCTTGGGTGCAGCCTGGGGCATTCTGAACCGAGCCATGGTCCTTCCCTCAAAAGAAAGATTCCTGACCTCAGTAATGGGGTGGAGAGGTGTGGGGGGGAATTCACATCTGTGAACCAATgcccccctttggtttcagatagcacATGGGTAGACGCAGGGCtgcatttaggtttgatgaggccctcagctactgaaggtaatggggccctttatatgtctagctgtcctttgtcaacaacaaattgttgctggtttttgtgttgaatatatgatacAATGTGATAATCTTGTATCAtaattgtcccatacagaacaacgaaattgaaaaaaatctacatcagacattcaaaaaccaacaagcctggttaaccccctaaaaactctgataccccataattaaatacaagatACTCCCAGAGACTCCtcacactgcgtttaaaaccaaaatcgcatttggataaaagctgtttctcaggcggctagtcctagtctttataaccctttactttcttccagaaggcagaagctgaaagagatcatttctggggagggtttttttttttactatactgcactatctctgcagctttcttatgacacctggaagcatagatttgatccaagatgGGAAGagaatatatgctatacggtaatttatggacctaagaggtatctcaagccatttgcccatgttgcccttcaaccagtccatgcagaatgtagacaccctatatatagaaaggagcaaaccagggatattttagggagcaggcgacaGGTACATCatagcctacacaacacaaaacactgttgctgtaggttggttttattttatttgttttctatcttatattttggaaatgtacatccagtttttttgcCCTCtaaatttttttgggcccccaagagagtggggccctaagctataccttGTTTAGCTGATACATAAATCTGTCACTTGTCTACCATAGATGAGTCTtcaaaagcccaggacacaaattttcacagctctCTCATGGGTAGGGTGGCTTATTTGCCAGAAGCAGTGGCCTAGTGTGGGGGTCCCTGGGCGCACAATCGGGGCGCGAACCAGGCACCCCCTCCAGAGCTCCCCATTGTGCCCACCCTGCCAGGCTCCAGTGGTGAGGGCTGGGTGAGTGCGGACATTATCTTCACTCTCTGTGCTTGGCCAGCCCTCACTGCCTCCACATCCCCCAGTCCTTGCTGCCGCTGGCGCATGAGCACCCACCTGGAGATGTGGGTGGCGAGGGCTGGGCAAGTACTCTCTGCACCTGCCTGGTATGTGTGGGCATGCAGCCTTCCCAGGCTCTGGCAAATAGCACCATTTATACAACCTTAAGATACCAAtaccaataacaataatttttctaccctgcccatctggctgggtttccccagctactctgggcagcttccaacaaacgcttataaatacaataaaacatcagtcattaaaaacttccctaaagagggctgccttcaggtgtcttctaaatgtcagatagttgtttctttctttgacatctgatgggagggtgttccacagggcgggtgccaccaccgagaaggccctcccctccctgcttctctttccatggttcattttcctAAGTCCCAgcttattttacaaaaactataccattccatattccattattgcatccatcaaagcttatttacaccgttgaatttaccttaatgctgccagtgtttccagctgtacacaattattcccCATATATTCCAGAAACGTTTCCCAACatatcttcttcttgttttcttattctatatgttataTGTTAATACCATTCcatattccattattgcatccatcaaagcttatttacaccgttgaatttaccttaatgctgccagtgtttccagctgtacacaattattcccCATATATTCCAGAAACGTTTCCCAACatatcttcttcttgttttcttattctatatgttaagtctgcaaactgtgcatattctgtcaacttcagttaccattcttctttggttggggcctccctcctttcccaccccctccatggTTCTGAGTACCGGCTGATGAAAACAGGAGAGTGCCTCCTGGTGCAGTCAGGCTCCTCTAGCtcagccccctctttctttctttctttctttctttctttctttctttctttctttctttactttcTTTCATTTTCAAAATTTACAAAGAACAAGAATAAATTGATCCTCAACTACGTATTccaagatataaataaatattacaatgtacagtcatacctcgggttacagacgcttcaggttgcgcgttttcgggttacggatgcaCCGAAACTCAGAAGCACCGGAATGGGTTATTTttgggtttcggcgctcacgcatgtgcagaaacactaaaccacgctttgcgcatgcgcagaagcaccaaatcacaacctgcacgtcctgcacggatcacgttcgcaacccgagtgtccactgcaCTTAATAAAAATGTTGAAAGATCTAGGATAAACTTGACCCTGGCTCAGCCCTTTCAAGCCAGCCTGGCAGGCGTTGTCCAGGGGCTCAGGCCAGGAGGCATCTTTCCCAGGGGgcctgatcctgggaccttctgcacgcaaagcagacgCTCTCTCCACTGCGTGGCAGACCTTCCTCAACGTGGCAAATGGACCGACGTTACAGAGCTTTCCTAGTGATCCCTGCTACCAGCGGCGGGTCTCAGGGTCTCCAATTTCAGCACCTTCACCTCTCGCGCCGCCTTCTTCTCTAAGGCATAGTTGGGGCGCGCCCAGCAGCGCCCCCTCCCCGGCTCCGCGCCTCGTGGGACCGAGCCCCTCACACTCCCTTAAATCTACCTCGGCTGCTCCCACGTGCATTTGCAACAACCCTGGGACTTGCGTTCAAATCCAGGAGACTTGGCTCTCGCCTGGAAGCCTCCCGCCGCGGAGTTTCCTCGTTTGCCCAGCGATCCAGCAGGGACCAGGCGGCGAAGCCTCTTTTGGGAATCTTCTCCGGGCGCTTGGGATTTGCTCCACAACAATCAGACCAGCCTTTCGagtaagaatggaaaggtttacTTACAGGGAACTTGCGCCCTTCGGTGCAGTATGGATCtaggcagaggcacaggagatCGACTTAGAGCAACAAATACAGATGTTAGCAGGAAGGTCCTTTGCGTGCGTCTGCAGCCGCCAGACATCCCTTCGGTTCCAGAGCTCAGCGAGAGAGAAATGGCACTGCTTGCAAAAGGCAAACAgacccttttcctcctcctgctggagAGATGCGGGATCACGACCACACGGAGCCCGGCAGCTTTCTCGAGGATTTAGACTCCGGTTGTTCTCCCGTGCTGGATTTACCTATAAGCTAAGCTAGCTATAGCTTcgggccccgctctcttggggCGCCCcccaaaattaaaggaaaaacaacaagtggatgtgcatttccaaaatgcaagataaaaagcaaataaaataaaacctacttacagcaacagtgttttgtgttgtgtaggctcctttgATGTAAGTcaggggacagcaaactttttcagccgtgggccggtccactgtccctcagaccttgtggggggccggactatattttgaaaaaaaataatgaacgaattcctatgccccacaaataacccagagatgcattttaaataaaaggacacattctactcatgtaaaaacatgctgattcctggaccatccgtgggctggattgagaaggcgattgggccggatactgcccccgggccttagtttgcctacccatgatgtaagtcatgggcccccgcctgctagcctgctccctaaaatatcactggtttgctcatttctatatatactgtagtggcacccgccctgtggaacaccctaccaccagatgtcaaagaaatgaactatctgacgtttagaagacatctgaaggcagccctgtttagggaagtttttaatgactgatgatttgatgtatttttaatcttttgttggaagccacccagagtggctgggaatacccagccagatgggcagggtataaataataaattattattattattaagcatatattcaaaaatagtgacaatttgttgctgacaaaggacagctggacatataaagtgcCTCTTTACCTTTGGTACCtgggggcctcatcaaacctaaatccggccctgactccAATGCACAGCTGCATTTGTCTGCATTAAATTcccattgttgtttttttagatgatctttattgaatttttagttacatactatacatacacatacattctATTTCACATTTGTTCTTGCTCTCCCGAGCAgagttccctccttcctccttccagctTTTTAATGTCGTCTTTAACTTTTTGCATTGTCTTTGTCCATTTTATATATAATTGTTCTTCAATTTTTTCCATAAAATGTCTGTAAACAAATCTTTCTATATATACAATTCTTattgtctgtctatattcatttacaaatattgCTCAACAATAgtcctaatatacatttttaattcattttgatattattatccaATAATTTTTTGTGTTTTCTCGTTATGAGGTTTATTTCAGTTCTACTGGTTTCCCTATTTCACATCGTCTTCTGTATATATAacataaaatttccccattccttttgATATGTTTCATCACCCTGATGTCGAATTTTTGCTGTTAGTTTGGCTATTTGGGCTAGCCTGTCTGCATTAAATTTCCTACGGTTACTTCCAAGAAATTCGCctccatgttttcctcctctttctccttccacagGAGCAGATCTGAAAACAATGCAAAGTGAGTGGCTCTTTCGTGCCCTGGAATGTCCCTTTGATAAGAAAGTATCAGCTTCCAATTTAGGAGGGTTTGACCCCGGACGGAAGTGGCGGATGTTTCTTCAGCAGGGAGACCCTTGCCCACGCTTGGAAGGTCAAGGGCAGACTGACAGGCACCCACAGCTAGCCAGGGCTGCCGGGGTCGTTTGGGGAGGGTGCTGTGTGTCCCACAGCCAGAAGGAAGGGGGTGCCTCATTCCCCTTGGCATCCTGGGGGGCATTTCCGGTGCCCTCCTGCTGCAAAGAGCATtccttgcttctctctccttcTAGGCTGCCGAAGACGAAAGAGGAGCCACAGGAAGGGGGTGAGTGGGGATCTGGGGGTGTCTAGTCCAGCAACCCAGATCACTACCCAAATTCATAAACCACCCCACCAACAACATGCTGGACTCTGCTTGGGGATGTTTGCCCCATGGGGGGTTGCCAAGGAAACCTGTCCCTGTCCGTCACCACCCTGACCGCTGCTGCAGAGGAGGCAGGTCAGGGCCTGAGCCAACTGGGCCAGCTGCTCTTTCTTGCTAGTCACCTTTCTTGTTTCCTGCAGAAACCCTCCCTGCTGCTCCTGCGACGACTCCTGCCCCAGATCCAGAGCCCCAACAGCAGGAGGTCAAGCCGCTCATGGCCAGCCCTCCTGCGGAGACCCTCCTGGACCCCACCAGGGTTTCCCTGTTGCTTCTGCAGAAGCATCTGCAAGTCCTCAAGGAGATGCAGGGCCAGTACCTTCAGACAGGTAAGTCTTGGACAGGGGCACCTCCTGGCCCCCAGCCCCCAGCTGGGGAACCCTCTTGCCAGGGGTCTGatccctttcctctccttcccgCTTCCCAATTTCAGAAGTGAAGATCCGCAGCGCTTGCCACCAGTTCCCGCGCTCCCTGCGggccgccagcctccagatctgCCGCACCCGCCGGAGGCTCATCCGCACAGAGGTCCGCCTGCAGCGTCAAGCCAGCAGCCCTGGTGCGCCTCTTCGGAAGTGGCTGCGGGTTTCAATTTTCTCCCAAATGGATTTTAACCTTCTTGATTTACAATGTTAACATTGCAGCTTGattttttggtgttttgttttttgcaaatcaCTTAGAAGGTTTATTTCAAACCAAGTGGTGCACACGTTTTAACActcaaataaaggtaaagggtaaagggacccctgaccattaggtccagttgtggccgactctggggttgcggcgctcatctcactttattggccgagggagccggcgtacagcttccaggtcatgtggccagcatgactaagccgcttctggcaaaccaaagcagtgcacggaaatgccgttcaccttcccgccggagcggtacctatttatctacttgcactttgatgtgctttcgagctgctaggttggcaggagcagggaccgagcaacgggagctcaccccatcgcggggatttgaaccaccgactttctgatgggcaagccctaggctctgtggtttaacccacagcgccacccacgtccctcgccTCAAATAAATAGGATGAACAAAAACAGAATCTTATTGAAATAAAAACTgtccagtccaaaaatatggttccaaagctttactaacagaacttgtTCAAAACAGACAAAAAAGCAAATAATGTTACATCAGATAGTTGCATAATATAATGTGCTTGTCCAAGCATAGGAACAACATCTTAGAAATAGGAAATTACTTCACCTGGAACTGAAAACAATGCTCTGTGTTTCCAACAAAACGGACTACTTTAGCAGGAGGCTGTGTTCCTGGAGAGAGATGATGCACACACTTTTTCTCCGGTGGCCTAAGAACAAAGACTAACTCACACACCTGAAATGGAGATTTGTAACTGAATACCTTTCTCAGGTGATCTTTCTTAAACACCTCATGTCAGAGCAGCAGAGATACATCAGCAGCTAACCATTAACCTGTTACGCATTCTGAGAGCTCTAGTTGACCtcaatggaattttccaatgttaaacctttagcaatacacatacagagccattttccatttcaatgtacaattaaaTAATACTTAACACATCCTTGGCCAGGCTCTGACAAAAGGCCCCCATTCTTTTCTGTCTTGCTGGCCTCCAAGTTCCTCTTGTGGTGTGAAATCAGCTTAAAATGGTAAACAGGGGAGGGGGGGTCAAGCGGGTGGATGCTGGGGGCTGCTGGACTTCCATGCCTGCCAAATTTATGCTTTCCACTGCCCCACCCTCCTGTTTCTTGCAGGTGTCTGCCAAAGCTCCCCAGGCCCAAGCCTGTCATCTTCGAAGCCCACTTTGGAGTCGACTTCGGCCTCCAGctctggggaggtggtctccatcaCCCCCACCACCTCCAGCTTCTCCCTCCCGCCCCACCCGCTTTccccgcctcccccctccccacccctcctccagCCAGATCTCAGGGTCCTGCAAGAAGCGTTGGAGACCTTGCTCGAAATTGAGGCCCACCAGCTGCAGGAGCGTAAGTACCAGACAGAAGCTCCCCCCGTGGCTCTTCCTTTTGGTCCTGTGTACAAGATTCCTTATAAATAAGCCCCAGGGTCGGTGACAGCCCTATAATATAAAGTTATAAAAAAACAGGTGTAGAGTCAGAAAGGAACCCAGAGACTCATCCAGTCCAACTCCTGCCATGCAGATAAAACTGTTCCCAGTGGAGAACAGCATACATTTCAGCCAAAGGAGTCCCACAGAAATGGCGAAGGCTAAGGTGAAAGAGATTAAACCTTCCACAGCAAAAGCGCCAGGTGCATCTCCATAGGGAGGGAGCTCCACAATgtgggggctgccacagagaaagccctgcCTCCCCACTCTCTCTTGCCCTCTGGGCCACAGTCCCCCATACTTCTGAGGGCCAGTGGAACTACCATGGAAGACGGCCTCACCCCTGCAGAACTTCGCTCCTGAGGAGGTCCTAGCAATGGAGATGGTCTTTCAGATCATTAACACCTTCCTTGGCAAGCTATCTCACTACTCATAGTCCCTAtagcacatttttcttttttctttactttgACAAAGTAATGATcatacataaataagaataaaaatgtgcaccgcACTGCCAAGACCATTCTGTTGTAAATAtctaacctcccaaaatttcaacacctcttgcgatggtttgacccctttccattttaacagtacaaattctacaaacaccctccatatcgcCTGAAAATAATTTCTTCTGCATATTCCCcaccttaccttaatggcacatgttaatttatcattaatagctttGTCATAGCTCGTTTTTCTAACTATCCTGTCACTGCCAATACCCCAGGCTCTGAGCAGGGCGTTTCTTGGCCTTCTTTgggatcagtgccagatttatgtataagataaacaagctatagcttagggccccactctcttgggggccctaaaaacatttaaaggggaaaaaaacctaactgtacatttccaaaatataagataaaaaagaaataaaataaaacctacatacagcaacagtgttttgtgttgtgtaggctcctatgatgtacatattttgttatgtgaaaatggttttagatacctatgaggtccataaattaccatatagcatatattcaacacaaaaaaaacagtgacaatttgttgttgacaaaggacagctggacatataaagggccacattaccttcagtagcttagggcctcatcaaacctaagtcCAGCCCTGCTTGGGATGAAGTTCTACTGGAAACTGGCAGTGTGTTCTGTGGTCTAAGTCTTATTTTGCATGTATATTCAGGCTGAGAAGAAGACGGTGGGGCTCCCAGCATTAACACtccgcaggggtcagcaaacgttttcagcaggtggccagtccgctgtccctcagaccttctggggggccagactatattttggaagaaaagaagaagaacgaattcctatgccccacaaataacccagagatgcattttaaataaaaggacacattctactcatgtaaaaacatgctgattcctggactttccgtgagccggattgagaaggccattgggctgcatctggcccccgggccttagtttgcctacccatgctccaatggattccccttcctctctttagGGTTCCAGGTGCATCACCAAAACGATCCGTTTTGGATTTGCACAGAGAGCAAGTCCAGCCTCTGTGTCTTTTCCAGAGCCAGTCCCCAAACTGCCTGATTTCCTCCCTCGAGTATGCAGACACCCTTCAGCCAGAGGTGCAGCCGCCAGAAACCCATCTCGTCCCAGACGTTCTGTTATTCAAAGTTCAATGCCCACGGATTCCCTAAAATCCATTGAAATCACAGCGACCCACAGCAATTGCaaaagcaatggatccaaactacaagaaagaagattccacctaaacatcaggaagaacttcctgacagtaagagctgttcgacagtggaatttgctgccaaggagtgtggtggagtctccgtctttggaggtctttaagcagaggcttgacaaccatatgtcaggagtgctctgatggtgtttcctgcttggcagggggttggactcgatggcccttgtggtctcttccaactctgtgcttctatgattctaagcacagCAACTGGCCTCCCAACCTGGGAAGGGGCCAGGAGCACCCGGGACAAGGAGGGGCCCTCATCCACCAGCCCATCACCTTCTCTCTTCCCCTTGTAATAtagaaaaatctgcccttattcccttatgggggacacaagagcccttatagagtcctttgtaggttctccatcggtcggagaaaagaacaggggccaagcagagaatattgagaaggaaagcagctggtaagcctgatctttattgatctgttgcaacagggtggccCCCTCTCacgcagaaaaggaggaggacccataacaaaggtgtgcctgcacTTATatggacattttaaattccctgccctggagctcaagaccacccctccatctatcatacatacatcacagaaggggtgtaacccaagacacccccccaaacatcatacctacatcacagaaaaaggcggtctacaacagaaatttgaacgttgtttttcctgtctgccaggttatctgataatgccttatctgattgcctttcctggtagtccggccattcctttgagatggtgttttcccaattcctgagacaatgggaaggctccctgaccccctccctccttccagagaaaacatttggtcagtttgggagtcagaatggtttcagggctgttttcctgtgctgcttcagacatgtggtttatatatttacgcatgtgtttgcttggtacatttatgaacatttcttATATAtgtaagaccttaattttttttttatttccccctgcAGGGAAAAGGGACGTTCGGACATGCCAGGAGTGCCTGAGGTCCCTCCGGGAGCTGAGGGCGCAGCTGCAGAAAGTGCGGAGCAGACTCTGGCGGGTGGAGGCTATCTTGGGCATCCAGGTGCCTCCCAGGGAGCTGGAGGTGGgagagcaagaggaggaggaggaagaatgagCCCCTCACAGGCGCCCCCAAACATCCAAATCCAGAACACCCaaattccctccctcctctgaagaTGTTGGGCGGTGGATCTGCTGTTTATTGTCTCCTTTGCACCCGTTGCAAGTAACTAATCTTCTCAGACAACATTTTAGACCAAGGATTAATGACTGAATGTGGGACGGCCTTTGTTGAATGTTTTCTTAGGCACTATTTAAGgatgttttaaattaaattttcaaaTAAGCACGCAATAAAGGAAACATCAGAATATTGTGTGTGTACTTATTCGTAGAAACGGCCATGGATGCTTGAATTGTGCTTCCTGGCTTGcaagggggtcggactagatggcctttgggttccttccaacgccACCATTCTATGATTGTTCCCACAACCAGAGGCTGCCGCCGCCCAGTAGAGCCTCCAGCGCAAGCCGTGCACACTGACCCAGCTTCTCCAGGCACTTTCTTTGGCTCCTGCCTGAAACAGGCTCCCTTGTGAGCACAATATGCACCAGGAGGCTGTGGCCAGAATGGAGTCCACACTTCCAGGGTTATCGCTAAATACATTCCTTCTGGTCAATGAGCCACCAGAGCTGCtagagcagtggtgtccaaactttttaaaaagagggccagatttgaggaAGTGAAGGGCCCTGGGGgccggccaaagttgttgagctttttttaggactgaatatttttttgggggatttttgccacaggggccagattaaaccgactggTGGGCCGCATTAGGATACTGGACTTTGGACACTCCTGCGCTAGAGGACCGTGAACATTTGTGAAGCCAAAGGGGCACatgggttgccagatgtgaaacagAGGGGCCTTCTTTTCAGCTCCCCCCCAGGAGtgaggcggggtgtgtgtgtgctgctgacCCCTGtgggaccaggatgctggactcgaggGGCCACCGCTGGCCAGACCCAGCAGACCAATTCCTGGCCGAGGCGAAGGCTGTAGCCGGCGAGGGGCCATCGGGATGCCTTCGGAGTTCTGATCCGGCGCTGAGTTCTAATTCGGCTCTCGGCACATCCTGGGGGCGAAGGGGCGCccttcccatggggggggggccgtGCGTGGGAACGACCGTCTCTTCCCCCGCCTGCTGTGCCCGCGGCGGAGTCG carries:
- the LOC144325500 gene encoding uncharacterized protein LOC144325500, which encodes MASPPAETLLDPTRVSLLLLQKHLQVLKEMQGQYLQTEVKIRSACHQFPRSLRAASLQICRTRRRLIRTEVRLQRQASSPGAPLRKWLRGRGGQAGGCWGLLDFHACQIYAFHCPTLLFLAGVCQSSPGPSLSSSKPTLESTSASSSGEVVSITPTTSSFSLPPHPLSPPPPSPPLLQPDLRVLQEALETLLEIEAHQLQERKRDVRTCQECLRSLRELRAQLQKVRSRLWRVEAILGIQVPPRELEVGEQEEEEEE